The Solanum pennellii chromosome 11, SPENNV200 genome contains a region encoding:
- the LOC107004868 gene encoding uncharacterized GPI-anchored protein At1g61900-like isoform X2, which produces MIKKLSVLYWVFTSGSFCHLLLVIALWLCSYQNVVALSLLPKPGHISSTSELPSSPNSANFQPIEISPTMIPHYPFHGEPMPPMYPSFPKTYDPVLTGRCPVNFSVISSITAKTASDCTQSLSTVVGNVICCPQFNSLLHIFQGFYSNHSDTLVLQNAVADDCFKDIISILASRGANSSLSSMCSVKSSNLTGGSCPVKDISTFEKAVNTSKLLDSCSTVDPLKECCRPFCQPAISEAALQISGIKMTLSDNKNIVEAPTEIDTLNDCKGVVYSWIARKLRFVDANNAFRLLSSCKVNKACPLDFKQPSEVINACRNLAAPSPSCCSSLNAYITGIQKQMLITNRQAIICAAVFGYMLQKAGVMTNVYELCDVDLKDFSLQAYGQEGCLLRSLPADLVYDNSTGFSFTCDLNDNIAAPWPSSSSVTSLSLCAPEMSLPALPTSQTLGSSGCHLDGVHVLLSTILIFVSTLLY; this is translated from the exons TGGGCATATTTCTTCCACATCTGAACTACCTAGCTCACCTAACAGTGCAAATTTTCAGCCAATTGAAATATCACCAACTATGATCCCTCATTATCCTTTTCATGGAGAACCAATGCCACCAATGTACCCTTCCTTCCCAAAGACATATGACCCTGTCTTGACTGGAAGATGCCCTGTAAATTTTTCAGTGATTTCAAGCATCACAGCGAAAACAGCATCTGATTGTACTCAATCTTTGTCAACAGTTGTAGGGAACGTAATATGCTGCCCACAGTTTAATAGCTTACTCCACATATTCCAGGGATTTTACAGCAACCATTCCGATACTTTAGTTTTACAAAATGCGGTGGCTGATGATTGTTTTAAAGATATCATCAGTATACTAGCCAGCAGAGGAGCAAACAGCTCATTATCTAGCATGTGTTCTGTAAAGTCTTCTAATCTGACTGGTGGGTCTTGCCCCGTGAAGGACATCAGTACTTTTGAGAAAGCTGTAAATACAAGCAAACTGTTAGATTCTTGCAGCACAGTTGATCCGCTGAAAGAGTGCTGCAGACCTTTTTGCCAGCCTGCAATTTCAGAGGCTGCACTTCAGATATCAGGGATAAAAATGACTCTCAGTGATAACAAAAACATAGTTGAAGCACCTACTGAAATTGATACCCTTAATGATTGTAAGGGAGTGGTCTATTCATGGATTGCTAGGAAACTAAGGTTTGTGGATGCCAATAATGCATTTCGGTTGTTGTCTTCCTGCAAAGTCAACAAAG CTTGTCCCCTGGACTTCAAGCAGCCATCAGAAGTGATCAATGCATGCAGAAATTTAGCTGCTCCCAGTCCTTCATGTTGTAGCTCGTTAAATGCCTACATCACGGGGATACAGAAGCAAATGTTGATCACTAATAGGCAAGCAATTATATGTGCTGCTGTATTTGGTTATATGTTACAGAAGGCTGGAGTCATGACAAATGTTTATGAGCTTTGTGATGTTGACCTGAAGGATTTTAGTCTTCAAG CGTATGGGCAAGAAG GTTGCTTGCTTCGAAGCTTACCTGCAGATCTGGTATATGACAATTCAACCGGGTTCAGTTTTACTTGCGACTTAAATGACAATATTGCTGCTCCGTGGCCTTCATCATCGTCGGTCACATCCTTGTCTCTTTGTGCTCCTG AGATGTCTTTGCCAGCTTTACCAACATCACAAACATTGGGTAGTTCTG GCTGTCACCTGGATGGAGTTCATGTCCTTTTGTCCactattttgatttttgtttcgACATTGTTGTACTGA
- the LOC107004868 gene encoding uncharacterized GPI-anchored protein At1g61900-like isoform X1, producing the protein MIKKLSVLYWVFTSGSFCHLLLVIALWLCSYQNVVALSLLPKPGHISSTSELPSSPNSANFQPIEISPTMIPHYPFHGEPMPPMYPSFPKTYDPVLTGRCPVNFSVISSITAKTASDCTQSLSTVVGNVICCPQFNSLLHIFQGFYSNHSDTLVLQNAVADDCFKDIISILASRGANSSLSSMCSVKSSNLTGGSCPVKDISTFEKAVNTSKLLDSCSTVDPLKECCRPFCQPAISEAALQISGIKMTLSDNKNIVEAPTEIDTLNDCKGVVYSWIARKLRFVDANNAFRLLSSCKVNKACPLDFKQPSEVINACRNLAAPSPSCCSSLNAYITGIQKQMLITNRQAIICAAVFGYMLQKAGVMTNVYELCDVDLKDFSLQAYGQEAGCLLRSLPADLVYDNSTGFSFTCDLNDNIAAPWPSSSSVTSLSLCAPEMSLPALPTSQTLGSSGCHLDGVHVLLSTILIFVSTLLY; encoded by the exons TGGGCATATTTCTTCCACATCTGAACTACCTAGCTCACCTAACAGTGCAAATTTTCAGCCAATTGAAATATCACCAACTATGATCCCTCATTATCCTTTTCATGGAGAACCAATGCCACCAATGTACCCTTCCTTCCCAAAGACATATGACCCTGTCTTGACTGGAAGATGCCCTGTAAATTTTTCAGTGATTTCAAGCATCACAGCGAAAACAGCATCTGATTGTACTCAATCTTTGTCAACAGTTGTAGGGAACGTAATATGCTGCCCACAGTTTAATAGCTTACTCCACATATTCCAGGGATTTTACAGCAACCATTCCGATACTTTAGTTTTACAAAATGCGGTGGCTGATGATTGTTTTAAAGATATCATCAGTATACTAGCCAGCAGAGGAGCAAACAGCTCATTATCTAGCATGTGTTCTGTAAAGTCTTCTAATCTGACTGGTGGGTCTTGCCCCGTGAAGGACATCAGTACTTTTGAGAAAGCTGTAAATACAAGCAAACTGTTAGATTCTTGCAGCACAGTTGATCCGCTGAAAGAGTGCTGCAGACCTTTTTGCCAGCCTGCAATTTCAGAGGCTGCACTTCAGATATCAGGGATAAAAATGACTCTCAGTGATAACAAAAACATAGTTGAAGCACCTACTGAAATTGATACCCTTAATGATTGTAAGGGAGTGGTCTATTCATGGATTGCTAGGAAACTAAGGTTTGTGGATGCCAATAATGCATTTCGGTTGTTGTCTTCCTGCAAAGTCAACAAAG CTTGTCCCCTGGACTTCAAGCAGCCATCAGAAGTGATCAATGCATGCAGAAATTTAGCTGCTCCCAGTCCTTCATGTTGTAGCTCGTTAAATGCCTACATCACGGGGATACAGAAGCAAATGTTGATCACTAATAGGCAAGCAATTATATGTGCTGCTGTATTTGGTTATATGTTACAGAAGGCTGGAGTCATGACAAATGTTTATGAGCTTTGTGATGTTGACCTGAAGGATTTTAGTCTTCAAG CGTATGGGCAAGAAG CAGGTTGCTTGCTTCGAAGCTTACCTGCAGATCTGGTATATGACAATTCAACCGGGTTCAGTTTTACTTGCGACTTAAATGACAATATTGCTGCTCCGTGGCCTTCATCATCGTCGGTCACATCCTTGTCTCTTTGTGCTCCTG AGATGTCTTTGCCAGCTTTACCAACATCACAAACATTGGGTAGTTCTG GCTGTCACCTGGATGGAGTTCATGTCCTTTTGTCCactattttgatttttgtttcgACATTGTTGTACTGA
- the LOC107004868 gene encoding uncharacterized GPI-anchored protein At1g61900-like isoform X3: protein MTCVKIVSRLKGSFCHLLLVIALWLCSYQNVVALSLLPKPGHISSTSELPSSPNSANFQPIEISPTMIPHYPFHGEPMPPMYPSFPKTYDPVLTGRCPVNFSVISSITAKTASDCTQSLSTVVGNVICCPQFNSLLHIFQGFYSNHSDTLVLQNAVADDCFKDIISILASRGANSSLSSMCSVKSSNLTGGSCPVKDISTFEKAVNTSKLLDSCSTVDPLKECCRPFCQPAISEAALQISGIKMTLSDNKNIVEAPTEIDTLNDCKGVVYSWIARKLRFVDANNAFRLLSSCKVNKACPLDFKQPSEVINACRNLAAPSPSCCSSLNAYITGIQKQMLITNRQAIICAAVFGYMLQKAGVMTNVYELCDVDLKDFSLQAYGQEAGCLLRSLPADLVYDNSTGFSFTCDLNDNIAAPWPSSSSVTSLSLCAPEMSLPALPTSQTLGSSGCHLDGVHVLLSTILIFVSTLLY, encoded by the exons TGGGCATATTTCTTCCACATCTGAACTACCTAGCTCACCTAACAGTGCAAATTTTCAGCCAATTGAAATATCACCAACTATGATCCCTCATTATCCTTTTCATGGAGAACCAATGCCACCAATGTACCCTTCCTTCCCAAAGACATATGACCCTGTCTTGACTGGAAGATGCCCTGTAAATTTTTCAGTGATTTCAAGCATCACAGCGAAAACAGCATCTGATTGTACTCAATCTTTGTCAACAGTTGTAGGGAACGTAATATGCTGCCCACAGTTTAATAGCTTACTCCACATATTCCAGGGATTTTACAGCAACCATTCCGATACTTTAGTTTTACAAAATGCGGTGGCTGATGATTGTTTTAAAGATATCATCAGTATACTAGCCAGCAGAGGAGCAAACAGCTCATTATCTAGCATGTGTTCTGTAAAGTCTTCTAATCTGACTGGTGGGTCTTGCCCCGTGAAGGACATCAGTACTTTTGAGAAAGCTGTAAATACAAGCAAACTGTTAGATTCTTGCAGCACAGTTGATCCGCTGAAAGAGTGCTGCAGACCTTTTTGCCAGCCTGCAATTTCAGAGGCTGCACTTCAGATATCAGGGATAAAAATGACTCTCAGTGATAACAAAAACATAGTTGAAGCACCTACTGAAATTGATACCCTTAATGATTGTAAGGGAGTGGTCTATTCATGGATTGCTAGGAAACTAAGGTTTGTGGATGCCAATAATGCATTTCGGTTGTTGTCTTCCTGCAAAGTCAACAAAG CTTGTCCCCTGGACTTCAAGCAGCCATCAGAAGTGATCAATGCATGCAGAAATTTAGCTGCTCCCAGTCCTTCATGTTGTAGCTCGTTAAATGCCTACATCACGGGGATACAGAAGCAAATGTTGATCACTAATAGGCAAGCAATTATATGTGCTGCTGTATTTGGTTATATGTTACAGAAGGCTGGAGTCATGACAAATGTTTATGAGCTTTGTGATGTTGACCTGAAGGATTTTAGTCTTCAAG CGTATGGGCAAGAAG CAGGTTGCTTGCTTCGAAGCTTACCTGCAGATCTGGTATATGACAATTCAACCGGGTTCAGTTTTACTTGCGACTTAAATGACAATATTGCTGCTCCGTGGCCTTCATCATCGTCGGTCACATCCTTGTCTCTTTGTGCTCCTG AGATGTCTTTGCCAGCTTTACCAACATCACAAACATTGGGTAGTTCTG GCTGTCACCTGGATGGAGTTCATGTCCTTTTGTCCactattttgatttttgtttcgACATTGTTGTACTGA
- the LOC107004868 gene encoding uncharacterized GPI-anchored protein At1g61900-like isoform X4, giving the protein MKVLMLDFPLSGSFCHLLLVIALWLCSYQNVVALSLLPKPGHISSTSELPSSPNSANFQPIEISPTMIPHYPFHGEPMPPMYPSFPKTYDPVLTGRCPVNFSVISSITAKTASDCTQSLSTVVGNVICCPQFNSLLHIFQGFYSNHSDTLVLQNAVADDCFKDIISILASRGANSSLSSMCSVKSSNLTGGSCPVKDISTFEKAVNTSKLLDSCSTVDPLKECCRPFCQPAISEAALQISGIKMTLSDNKNIVEAPTEIDTLNDCKGVVYSWIARKLRFVDANNAFRLLSSCKVNKACPLDFKQPSEVINACRNLAAPSPSCCSSLNAYITGIQKQMLITNRQAIICAAVFGYMLQKAGVMTNVYELCDVDLKDFSLQAYGQEAGCLLRSLPADLVYDNSTGFSFTCDLNDNIAAPWPSSSSVTSLSLCAPEMSLPALPTSQTLGSSGCHLDGVHVLLSTILIFVSTLLY; this is encoded by the exons TGGGCATATTTCTTCCACATCTGAACTACCTAGCTCACCTAACAGTGCAAATTTTCAGCCAATTGAAATATCACCAACTATGATCCCTCATTATCCTTTTCATGGAGAACCAATGCCACCAATGTACCCTTCCTTCCCAAAGACATATGACCCTGTCTTGACTGGAAGATGCCCTGTAAATTTTTCAGTGATTTCAAGCATCACAGCGAAAACAGCATCTGATTGTACTCAATCTTTGTCAACAGTTGTAGGGAACGTAATATGCTGCCCACAGTTTAATAGCTTACTCCACATATTCCAGGGATTTTACAGCAACCATTCCGATACTTTAGTTTTACAAAATGCGGTGGCTGATGATTGTTTTAAAGATATCATCAGTATACTAGCCAGCAGAGGAGCAAACAGCTCATTATCTAGCATGTGTTCTGTAAAGTCTTCTAATCTGACTGGTGGGTCTTGCCCCGTGAAGGACATCAGTACTTTTGAGAAAGCTGTAAATACAAGCAAACTGTTAGATTCTTGCAGCACAGTTGATCCGCTGAAAGAGTGCTGCAGACCTTTTTGCCAGCCTGCAATTTCAGAGGCTGCACTTCAGATATCAGGGATAAAAATGACTCTCAGTGATAACAAAAACATAGTTGAAGCACCTACTGAAATTGATACCCTTAATGATTGTAAGGGAGTGGTCTATTCATGGATTGCTAGGAAACTAAGGTTTGTGGATGCCAATAATGCATTTCGGTTGTTGTCTTCCTGCAAAGTCAACAAAG CTTGTCCCCTGGACTTCAAGCAGCCATCAGAAGTGATCAATGCATGCAGAAATTTAGCTGCTCCCAGTCCTTCATGTTGTAGCTCGTTAAATGCCTACATCACGGGGATACAGAAGCAAATGTTGATCACTAATAGGCAAGCAATTATATGTGCTGCTGTATTTGGTTATATGTTACAGAAGGCTGGAGTCATGACAAATGTTTATGAGCTTTGTGATGTTGACCTGAAGGATTTTAGTCTTCAAG CGTATGGGCAAGAAG CAGGTTGCTTGCTTCGAAGCTTACCTGCAGATCTGGTATATGACAATTCAACCGGGTTCAGTTTTACTTGCGACTTAAATGACAATATTGCTGCTCCGTGGCCTTCATCATCGTCGGTCACATCCTTGTCTCTTTGTGCTCCTG AGATGTCTTTGCCAGCTTTACCAACATCACAAACATTGGGTAGTTCTG GCTGTCACCTGGATGGAGTTCATGTCCTTTTGTCCactattttgatttttgtttcgACATTGTTGTACTGA